CTCTTCGCGCCTTATTCTGAGAGGAGCGCCGTGTCATAGCTTCTGAACCGATCGCGAGTAGGCCTCAGGCGGCATCATCTTGGCGTAGATGGTTCAGCTCGATCGCCTTGTAGGTCACCAGTTCCAGGGCCTCGACCCGATCGCGGACCGTGAAGCCGTCCCCGTAGTTCCCCTCCGAGCCCGAATCCTTCCGGCCAGCCAACCGCAGACCGATAGGGGTCCCATGCAGCTTCGCGGCCCTTAGTCGATCCTCGAAATTATGTCGGAAGCTGTGGAAGCCAAGCTTGGTGCCCTCCAGCCCTTTGCGGCGTAGATGAGCCACGAACCACTCGCTGAGCTTGGCGCCCCATTGGCGCCGGACGTTCGCCTTAGCGTCCGGAAAGGTCAGTGCGTCTGGCTGTGCGTCCTTCCGGCGGGCTTCGATGAAGCTGAGAAAGCCTAGCTGCACCAACGCGGAATGGACTGGCACCTCGCGACGGCTCTCAGAGTTCTTCAGAGAGCGGCCCTCGTAGGGACGAACGTTGAAGACCGAAACGCCGTCATGGTCCCCTATGTCCATGAGGCGCAATCCGGCTATCTCGCCGAGGCGCATACCCGTGAACAGGGCGATGAGGGGGACCCAGAACCTTCCTGGGCGCTTGTCATTGTGCGGGAGCGGACGGTCCCACGGCGCCGCCGAGAACAGCGTGGCGAGTTGGTCCATGGAGAACGGATCGCGCTTGTCACGGTCCTCCACCGGATCATGCACAGCCAGTCCCTTGAACGGGTTCTTGTCCGCCCACTCCTCCTTCTCGGCCCATCCGAACAGGGCCGACATGTGGGCGAGATACCCGAGGTTCACCGTGCCGGGTGAGATGGTCGATAAGCCGAGCTGGCGTCCCTTCTCGATCGCGGCTGGCACCGAAAGGTCCTTCAGCTCGGCCTTACGCCCCAAGCCGGCCGGGAGCTGACGCACCAAGTCCATCAAGCCCCTAGCGTCCTCTCGGGTGATTGACCCTATCTCCCGGTCCGCGATCGTATCCGTCAGTAGTCGAAAGACTGGCGCCACGGCGGTCCGGCTGGATTGGCTCCATCCATCCCACTTGGCCGCCTTATAGGCAACGATGAGAGCTGCGACGTCACGCGAGGTCGTCTTGATCGGCGCGGGTGAGGGGCGGGCTGGGGCCTGGGGCGTCGGCACGTCCTCGCCGTCCAAGCGGCGCAAGATAATCCTTAGGGCTTCCACCTCGGCATCGTTGAGGGCCCTGAGGTACGCGTGGAACTCGGGGGCTTGCTTGTCGATGGCGACGCCCTGATGACCCGCATGTTCAATCGCGATGTCGCCGGACCGCTCCGCGATGGCATCAAGGTCCCCGAGCGCCCTAAGCTCCAACGCGAGCGCGAGGTCCGCTTCTGCCTCGGCCTTGATGACCGCGCGGGCCTGCTGCTTCCGTTCCCGAGTGCGTGGTAACCAGCGGACCTCGTCGTCGATCGACAGTAACTCCGCTTTCCAGTCGGCCACGAGATGGGCGATCATGTCGGCGGTAAGGCGGTCCGCGACGCCGGCTGTCTGCTTCTCCTCCAGCTCGCGAGCGGCACGGGCCCTTTGCACATCCCGATCGAACTTGCGCTTCGCGGCGCTGTACGCCCGCCACGCCTCATCCGTCATGCCCGAGCGGACACCCAGCGGAACCTTGAGCTCTCGCTGTCCAGCCTTCGGGAGGTACGGACGCAGATTTTCGGGGTAGGTGCGGCGATAGATTAGTCGCCCGCTCGCTTCTTCGCGGACCCAATCGAGCTTCTTTGCCACAGGCTGTTTCGTACCCAAGTTTGTACCGGGTTCAAGAGTAGAGGCTACGGCTTTCCGAGGTTTTCGCATCATTTCCAGCACTTAGCGGGGAAATGGTGCCCAAGGGCGGGATCGAACCACCGACACTACGATTTTCAGTCGTATGCTCTACCAACTGAGCTACTTGGGCGCGTCGCTTTTCAGCGGCGAGGCGCGTCCCCTAATCGGTGTCGGAGCGGCTGTCCAGCGATTCCGTGTCGATCATCGCACCGGGCAGGCGATAGCCTTCGCCCAGCCATTGCAGGAGGTCGCGATCCTTGCAGCCGCGGCTGCAGAAGGGCTTGTGCGCGGGCGCAGCCGGTGCGGCGCAAATCGGGCAGCGATCGTTGTTCATCGATCGAACATAGCGGCGCGGCCGGTCCGGCGCACCACCGCAGCGCACCAGTCCTCGTGTGATTCGATCCGCTCGCGCACGCTCGTCGGCAGGCGGAAGCGGTTGGGCGCGCCGGGCGGAGTGCGTTCGATCAGGCGCAGCGCGGCGCGGGCGGCGGCACCGACGGCATCGTCGCGGACGCGCTCGGGCAACGAAGCGCGCGGGCGCGGGCGGACGATCTGGAGGAAGCCGAAGCCGTTTACCGCGGTCCGCTCGAATGGAGCAGGCAAGGCAGCGTCGAGTGCCGCGGCGACCTCCTGACGCAACGCCTTGCCGGTGACGGTCGGAAAGTCGACGCCGATCGATCCGCCGATCGCGTGGCGGCGGATCGCCGCGGCGACGGCGGTCGCAGCGCGCAACGCCAGCACGTCGATCGCGCCCTCGCCATCGACGTCGAACAGCGTCATCGCCGGCGTCGGCGTCATGCGCAACACGCCACCAGCGAAAGCGATCTCTCCGGTGCGTGCCTCCTCCAGGACCTCGGACCAGCCTGCGGCCTCCAGCAGGTCAGGCTCGTGCGCGCGCAGCGTGCGCACCGGATGTGGGGAGGCCGCGATGCGGGCCAGCAGGTCGGGGCCGGGGGCGGGGGGCGCCTCGGTACTCCGGGCGCGCGCGCGCTTGCTGCGGCCGGGTTCGGGGATCGCCTCGCGAACGATCTCGACCATGAACGCCGCGCCGAGCGTGACGCCGTTCGGCGCGCGATCGAGCATGACCTCGCGTCCGTCGTCGAGCGTCGCGACGAGCTTCTCGGTCAGCCGTGCACGCGCGACCGTGCCGACGCGAAGCGTATCGGGTAACTCGATGCGGGCCGCGATAATGCGATCGTTCTCGACAAGCGCCGCGCGCGCCTCGCCGATCCCATCCTCATAAAGCCATTCAGGCAAAGGCGATGCCGCTTGCCGCCAGCAAAGCGCGCGTTTCGAACAACGGCAACCCGACGACGCCGGAATGGCTGCCATGCAGGAAGCGCACGAACGCCTCGGCGCGGCCCTGGATGGCATAGCCGCCGGCCTTGCCCAGCCCCTCGCCGCACGCGACATAGGCGTTGATCTCGGCCGCAGACAGCGGCTTGAAGGCGACGATCGTGTCGGCCAGACGCGTGCGCGCGGTGCCGTCGGGCGCGATCGCGCAGACCGCGGACAGCGCATGATGACGCCGTCCCGAAAGTGCGCGGAGCAATTCCCGCTGGATGTCCTCGGTGAGGGCGGGTGGCAGGATCCGACGGCCGAGCGCGATCGTCGTGTCGCCGGCCAGTACCGCCTCATCCGCAGCGCGCGGCACTGCACGCGCCTTCTCCTCCGCCAACCGCAACGCATAGGCGCGCGGCAGCTCGCGCATGCGCGGTGCCTCATCGATGTCAGGCGACACGATACGAGCGGGCTCGACGCCAATCCGCGCGAGCAAGTCGCGACGGCGTGGCGAAGAGGAGGCCAGAACGAGGCGGGTCATCGCAATATGCCCGTCGGCGGGCGCCGACCGGTCGTCAGGACGGCCCGGGGCCGCCGCGACCCGGCATGAAGCGGTAGGTGATCCGCCCCTTCGTGAGGTCGTACGGGGTCAGTTCCACCAGTACCTCATCGCCAACCAGCACGCGGATGCGATTCTTGCGCATCTTGCCGGCGGTGTGGCCGAGGATTTCGTGATCGTTCTCAAGCCGGACGCGGAACATCGCATTAGGCAGCAATTCCACTACCTGCCCGCGCATCTCGAGGAGTTCTTCTTTCGCCAAACGGGGTCTCTTTCGCGTTAAGTGCGCGCGGCCTTAGCCGAGAGGACGAAAAAAGGAAAGGCGCGCGAGGCCGGGCGCCGATGCGGCACCTTGACCCGCAGGAGATAGGCGCCGCGACCGAGTGGCGCAAGGTCAGTGCTGCGACAGGAGCGTATCGAGTTCGCGCGACAGGCTTTCGAAACGATAGGGCTTCGCGAGGAAACGGCCGTCGTCCGGTATGGCGTCGCTGCTCGGGTGGGTGTCGCCGGAGGTCAGCAGGATACGGATGAGCGGCCAGCGCCGATGGACCACGCCCGCCAGTTGCAGGCCGTCCATCGATCCGGGCATGCGGATGTCGGTGAACAACACCTGCACATCGCGCTCGTGCTCCAGTAATGTCAGCGCCTCGTCGGCCGAGCCGGCCTCGATCACGCAATAGCCGGCTTCTTCGAGTGCGTCGGCACCGATCATGCGGACGAACGCTTCATCCTCGACGATCAGGACCGTGGGGGCGGGGGGCGCGATCATCGTACCGACATCCTTTGCGCGGCAAGTGATGCCAGACGCAGGGATGGCCGTCCATCGTCCATCAGGAATCATCCCGGCGAGGGCGGAGCCACGCCAATGTGGCGAGGCCGAGCGTAGCACCCGCCAGCGTCGCGGCGGCCACGCGGTGACGACCGGCGGACTCGTAGACGCTGAGCCGTCGACCATGCTGGTCGCGTGACCGTTCCTGCCCGCCGCCGACCGGCGCGGCGAGATTGTCGTGTGCGCTGCCGCGCCGCGTTCGATCGTGGAGCTTCGGCAGCAGCAGCGGCCCGAGCCGGTCGAGCAGCGCGGGGAAGTGCAGTGCGCCCAGCACCTGCAATCGTCCGGTGCCGCCGACCGTCACATCACGGCGCGGGTGTTGCGCGGCATCGAGGATCGCCTCGGCGACCAGCTCCGGCGCATAGACCGGCGGCGGGAGCAGCGCGGCGCCGTCCATATGGTTGGCGGCGTGATCGGCGATCGGCGTGTCGATCCCAGCCGGCTTGATGAGCGTCACCGCAATCGGCAGGCGATCGGCGACGATCTCGATCCGCAGCGAATCGACATAGCCCTTCACCGCATGCTTGCTCGCGGCATAGGCGCCCATTCC
The genomic region above belongs to Sphingomonas phyllosphaerae 5.2 and contains:
- a CDS encoding Maf family protein, whose protein sequence is MTRLVLASSSPRRRDLLARIGVEPARIVSPDIDEAPRMRELPRAYALRLAEEKARAVPRAADEAVLAGDTTIALGRRILPPALTEDIQRELLRALSGRRHHALSAVCAIAPDGTARTRLADTIVAFKPLSAAEINAYVACGEGLGKAGGYAIQGRAEAFVRFLHGSHSGVVGLPLFETRALLAASGIAFA
- a CDS encoding DNA gyrase inhibitor YacG, which produces MNNDRCPICAAPAAPAHKPFCSRGCKDRDLLQWLGEGYRLPGAMIDTESLDSRSDTD
- a CDS encoding site-specific integrase, whose product is MAKKLDWVREEASGRLIYRRTYPENLRPYLPKAGQRELKVPLGVRSGMTDEAWRAYSAAKRKFDRDVQRARAARELEEKQTAGVADRLTADMIAHLVADWKAELLSIDDEVRWLPRTRERKQQARAVIKAEAEADLALALELRALGDLDAIAERSGDIAIEHAGHQGVAIDKQAPEFHAYLRALNDAEVEALRIILRRLDGEDVPTPQAPARPSPAPIKTTSRDVAALIVAYKAAKWDGWSQSSRTAVAPVFRLLTDTIADREIGSITREDARGLMDLVRQLPAGLGRKAELKDLSVPAAIEKGRQLGLSTISPGTVNLGYLAHMSALFGWAEKEEWADKNPFKGLAVHDPVEDRDKRDPFSMDQLATLFSAAPWDRPLPHNDKRPGRFWVPLIALFTGMRLGEIAGLRLMDIGDHDGVSVFNVRPYEGRSLKNSESRREVPVHSALVQLGFLSFIEARRKDAQPDALTFPDAKANVRRQWGAKLSEWFVAHLRRKGLEGTKLGFHSFRHNFEDRLRAAKLHGTPIGLRLAGRKDSGSEGNYGDGFTVRDRVEALELVTYKAIELNHLRQDDAA
- a CDS encoding SDR family oxidoreductase; translation: MKPQLKPLADQVILITGASSGIGLVTARLAAGRGARVMLVSRDSDTLARIVREIEAAGGVADFATADVGDLRDVQRAATKTIERFGRIDTWVNDAGVAIYGKLLDTPMAEHERLLRTNYFGAVHGCLTAVEHLQREGGAIVTVGSIVSDIPSPGMGAYAASKHAVKGYVDSLRIEIVADRLPIAVTLIKPAGIDTPIADHAANHMDGAALLPPPVYAPELVAEAILDAAQHPRRDVTVGGTGRLQVLGALHFPALLDRLGPLLLPKLHDRTRRGSAHDNLAAPVGGGQERSRDQHGRRLSVYESAGRHRVAAATLAGATLGLATLAWLRPRRDDS
- a CDS encoding ribonuclease E/G gives rise to the protein MPEWLYEDGIGEARAALVENDRIIAARIELPDTLRVGTVARARLTEKLVATLDDGREVMLDRAPNGVTLGAAFMVEIVREAIPEPGRSKRARARSTEAPPAPGPDLLARIAASPHPVRTLRAHEPDLLEAAGWSEVLEEARTGEIAFAGGVLRMTPTPAMTLFDVDGEGAIDVLALRAATAVAAAIRRHAIGGSIGVDFPTVTGKALRQEVAAALDAALPAPFERTAVNGFGFLQIVRPRPRASLPERVRDDAVGAAARAALRLIERTPPGAPNRFRLPTSVRERIESHEDWCAAVVRRTGRAAMFDR
- the infA gene encoding translation initiation factor IF-1; this translates as MAKEELLEMRGQVVELLPNAMFRVRLENDHEILGHTAGKMRKNRIRVLVGDEVLVELTPYDLTKGRITYRFMPGRGGPGPS
- a CDS encoding response regulator codes for the protein MIAPPAPTVLIVEDEAFVRMIGADALEEAGYCVIEAGSADEALTLLEHERDVQVLFTDIRMPGSMDGLQLAGVVHRRWPLIRILLTSGDTHPSSDAIPDDGRFLAKPYRFESLSRELDTLLSQH